A region from the Flexibacter flexilis DSM 6793 genome encodes:
- a CDS encoding dicarboxylate/amino acid:cation symporter, with translation MQKKLSSFSLPIISLAITSMLAIAMTVTSIVPEMVAAIMRWVAIATLFWYGTQKKSLTTWIVVSMFVGAQFGHDFPDQAANLKIVSDIFIKLIKTIIAPLLIGTLVVGIAGHSDTKQVGRMGVKALVYFEVVTTLALFVGLAAINLSKAGVGIDSSMVQSEESLGAVSHQSWQQIVLHIFPQNIAKSIADGEVLQIVVFSVIFGIALSMVENKYKRTMLSALESLSEVMFKFTNVVMYMAPLAVGAAIAYTLSKMGLGVLVNLLKLLATLYGALFFFLLLVLLPIALAFKVPVKRFVAAIAEPVSLAFATTSSEAALPKAMKALENMGVPRKIVAFVMPTGYSFNLDGTTLYLALASVFVAQAAGVEMSWEQQLLMVFTLMLTSKGVAGVPRASLVILSGTVASFNLPAWPIAIILGIDALMDMARTSVNVIGNCLATVVVARWEGEYDPDAPLPEQHHHEIEERTEEVVH, from the coding sequence ATGCAAAAAAAATTATCTTCTTTTTCACTACCAATCATTTCGCTGGCCATTACTTCGATGCTTGCTATTGCCATGACAGTAACAAGCATTGTACCTGAAATGGTAGCCGCCATAATGCGTTGGGTTGCAATTGCTACATTATTTTGGTACGGAACGCAAAAAAAATCACTTACAACATGGATCGTGGTGAGTATGTTTGTTGGCGCACAATTCGGGCATGATTTCCCCGACCAAGCCGCAAACCTTAAAATTGTGAGTGATATTTTTATCAAACTCATCAAGACAATTATTGCCCCGCTGCTTATCGGAACGTTGGTGGTGGGCATCGCTGGGCACTCGGACACTAAGCAAGTTGGTCGTATGGGCGTAAAAGCCTTGGTTTATTTTGAGGTGGTAACTACGTTGGCATTGTTTGTGGGGCTGGCAGCCATCAACCTAAGCAAAGCAGGTGTGGGCATAGATAGTTCTATGGTTCAGTCTGAAGAAAGTTTGGGAGCGGTATCTCACCAAAGTTGGCAACAAATTGTGCTACATATTTTCCCTCAAAACATTGCCAAATCTATTGCTGACGGCGAAGTATTGCAAATCGTAGTGTTTAGCGTAATTTTTGGTATCGCCCTTTCGATGGTCGAAAACAAATACAAACGCACGATGCTTTCGGCCTTAGAAAGTCTTTCGGAGGTAATGTTTAAGTTTACAAATGTGGTAATGTACATGGCTCCTTTGGCGGTTGGTGCGGCTATTGCCTACACACTGAGCAAAATGGGCTTGGGAGTTTTGGTCAATTTGCTAAAACTGTTGGCTACGCTATACGGCGCATTGTTCTTTTTCTTATTGCTTGTATTACTGCCTATCGCATTGGCATTCAAAGTTCCTGTAAAACGTTTTGTGGCGGCGATTGCCGAACCTGTTTCGTTGGCATTTGCAACTACCAGTTCGGAAGCTGCTTTGCCGAAGGCCATGAAAGCACTCGAAAACATGGGCGTGCCGCGCAAAATTGTAGCCTTCGTCATGCCTACGGGTTACAGTTTTAATCTAGATGGAACTACCTTGTATTTGGCATTGGCTTCTGTCTTTGTGGCGCAGGCGGCAGGCGTTGAAATGAGTTGGGAACAACAATTACTCATGGTTTTTACGCTGATGCTTACTAGTAAAGGTGTAGCTGGCGTGCCGCGTGCGTCTTTGGTTATTTTGTCGGGGACGGTGGCTTCTTTCAATTTGCCCGCGTGGCCTATCGCCATTATTTTAGGTATCGACGCACTTATGGATATGGCCAGAACCTCCGTAAATGTCATTGGTAATTGTTTGGCTACGGTGGTAGTGGCACGCTGGGAAGGCGAATATGACCCTGATGCTCCGTTACCAGAGCAACATCATCACGAAATAGAAGAACGTACAGAAGAAGTTGTACATTAA
- the kynU gene encoding kynureninase, which translates to MVHQFETQLSYAQALDEQDELKHFRERFHIPQADNGEPAIYMCGNSLGLQPKSAAAAVAHELEQWAQMGVEGHFRGETPWFTYHKAFAEPLAKVVGAKPDEVVAMNVLTVNLHLMLVSFYRPTATRYKIITEAGAFPSDQYALESQVRFHGFDPDAAIVELKPRAGEHTLRTEDILQTIAENADSLALVMMGGINYYTGQVFNMQKITAKAHEVGAVAGFDLAHAAGNVTLALHDWDVDFAVWCSYKYMNAGPGGVSGVFVHERHAENTDLPRFAGWWGHSEKERFQMKKGFKPMYGAAGWQLSNAPVLHMAPYKASLAIFEEAGMSRLTAKSRLLTGYLAFLLGQIEHIKIEIITPEDPAQRGCQLSMIVENGRQVFDYLVSNGVIGDWREPNVIRLSPVPLYNRFEDVYRIYEILTRFKQ; encoded by the coding sequence ATGGTACACCAATTCGAAACACAATTATCTTACGCACAAGCACTTGACGAGCAAGACGAGTTAAAACATTTCCGCGAGCGTTTCCACATTCCGCAAGCCGACAACGGAGAGCCTGCTATTTATATGTGCGGCAATTCGCTGGGGCTGCAACCCAAATCAGCCGCCGCCGCCGTAGCGCACGAGCTGGAACAATGGGCTCAAATGGGTGTTGAAGGACATTTTAGAGGCGAAACGCCTTGGTTCACGTATCATAAAGCGTTTGCTGAGCCTTTGGCGAAAGTGGTAGGCGCAAAACCCGACGAAGTAGTCGCGATGAACGTGCTAACCGTGAACCTGCATTTGATGTTGGTGTCGTTTTATCGCCCGACGGCCACGCGCTACAAAATCATTACGGAAGCGGGCGCATTTCCGTCCGACCAGTACGCCTTAGAATCGCAAGTTCGTTTTCATGGCTTCGACCCTGACGCGGCCATTGTGGAACTCAAACCACGCGCAGGCGAACACACACTTCGCACGGAAGATATTTTGCAAACGATTGCCGAAAATGCCGACTCGCTGGCCTTAGTGATGATGGGCGGCATCAATTATTACACAGGACAAGTATTTAATATGCAAAAGATTACGGCCAAAGCGCATGAAGTTGGTGCGGTCGCTGGCTTTGATTTGGCGCACGCGGCAGGCAACGTAACACTTGCCTTGCACGATTGGGACGTGGACTTTGCGGTTTGGTGTTCGTACAAATACATGAACGCAGGGCCGGGTGGCGTGAGTGGCGTATTTGTACATGAGCGACACGCCGAAAACACCGATTTGCCACGCTTTGCGGGTTGGTGGGGACACAGCGAAAAAGAACGTTTTCAGATGAAAAAAGGCTTTAAGCCCATGTACGGCGCAGCAGGTTGGCAGCTCAGCAACGCGCCAGTATTGCACATGGCTCCGTATAAGGCCTCTTTGGCGATTTTTGAGGAAGCGGGCATGAGCCGACTCACCGCCAAAAGTCGTTTGCTGACGGGATATTTAGCCTTTTTGTTGGGGCAAATTGAGCATATCAAAATTGAAATTATTACACCAGAAGACCCCGCACAACGCGGTTGCCAACTTTCGATGATAGTAGAAAATGGCCGTCAAGTATTTGATTATTTGGTGAGTAATGGCGTAATCGGCGACTGGCGCGAACCTAACGTAATTCGTCTTTCGCCTGTGCCATTATACAACCGCTTCGAGGACGTATATCGTATCTACGAAATATTGACGCGATTCAAACAATAA
- a CDS encoding WbqC family protein translates to MALRIELHYLPSIEYIGVLLKANQPVLLEAHEHYVKQTYRNRCQILTANKLESLTVPVHNTGKPTSKDIRIDYSLAWPNTHWRTVASAYGKSPFFEFYADSLQPIFYAQHATLWELNKAMLQWSLRCLSAKVDLQETTDFEPIGSSPADLRNHIHPRQASRYYTPVSYGQVFNPTQPFAPNLSVLDLIFCVGGKQAKQIAEQSVRFPFV, encoded by the coding sequence ATGGCCTTACGCATCGAACTGCACTATTTGCCAAGCATCGAATACATTGGCGTACTGCTCAAAGCAAACCAACCTGTTTTGCTCGAAGCCCACGAACACTATGTCAAGCAAACATACCGTAACCGTTGCCAAATCCTGACAGCCAACAAGTTGGAGTCGCTGACCGTTCCCGTACACAACACTGGCAAACCCACCAGCAAAGATATTCGGATCGATTACAGCTTGGCTTGGCCCAATACGCATTGGCGCACGGTAGCTTCGGCTTATGGCAAATCGCCTTTTTTTGAGTTTTACGCCGACTCGCTTCAGCCGATTTTTTATGCCCAGCACGCCACACTTTGGGAACTGAACAAAGCCATGTTACAATGGTCGTTGCGCTGCCTCAGTGCCAAAGTTGATTTGCAAGAAACCACTGATTTTGAGCCGATTGGCAGCAGCCCAGCCGATTTGCGCAACCACATTCACCCGCGCCAAGCGAGCCGCTATTACACGCCTGTGAGTTACGGACAAGTTTTTAATCCAACCCAACCTTTTGCGCCCAACTTGTCGGTGCTCGACCTGATTTTTTGTGTAGGCGGCAAGCAAGCCAAACAAATCG
- the lptB gene encoding LPS export ABC transporter ATP-binding protein → MELRAEHLFKTYKKRKVVNDVSVVVKQGEIVGLLGPNGAGKTTSFYMMVGLVKPNNGKIFLDDLEITSRPMYKRAQLGLGYLAQEASVFRSLSVEENIMAVLEMTNKTSAERKEKMEALLEEFSLTHVRKNLGMVLSGGERRRTEIARALAVDPKFVLLDEPFAGVDPIAVEEIQSIVAKLKNKNIGILITDHNVNETLSITDRAYLLFEGKILKQGTAEELAADEQVRRVYLGKHFELKRKI, encoded by the coding sequence ATGGAATTAAGAGCAGAGCATCTCTTTAAAACATACAAAAAACGTAAAGTTGTAAACGACGTGTCCGTAGTGGTAAAACAAGGCGAAATCGTGGGGCTGTTGGGGCCAAACGGCGCAGGCAAAACCACGTCTTTCTATATGATGGTGGGGCTTGTAAAACCCAATAACGGCAAGATTTTCCTTGACGACCTCGAAATTACGTCGCGCCCCATGTACAAACGTGCGCAATTGGGCTTGGGCTATTTGGCGCAAGAAGCCTCCGTTTTTCGTTCGCTTTCGGTGGAAGAAAATATTATGGCCGTCTTGGAAATGACCAATAAAACGTCTGCCGAGCGTAAAGAGAAAATGGAAGCGTTGCTCGAAGAATTTAGCCTTACGCACGTGCGCAAAAACTTGGGTATGGTGCTTTCAGGTGGCGAACGCCGCCGCACCGAGATTGCTCGTGCGCTGGCCGTTGACCCCAAATTTGTGTTGCTTGATGAACCTTTCGCGGGCGTTGACCCCATCGCCGTAGAAGAAATTCAGAGCATTGTGGCCAAGCTCAAAAACAAAAACATTGGGATTTTGATTACCGACCACAACGTAAACGAAACACTTTCTATCACAGACCGCGCCTATTTGTTGTTTGAAGGTAAAATCCTCAAGCAAGGCACAGCCGAGGAGCTGGCCGCCGACGAACAAGTACGCCGCGTTTATTTGGGCAAACATTTTGAACTAAAAAGAAAAATCTAA
- a CDS encoding alpha/beta fold hydrolase, with protein MKKQVKLSNGQQIAYTDSGDGNVMVWVHGLTSYKEIWERNIHTFSKYFRCVALDLPGHGESANAAIGATYSPQFFADTLFLFLEELKINRCTLVGHSMGGQVALLAAIQKPELFSEVVLVAPAGCEPFTETEKILLQRYSSVGIVGASWFGQTMLNLKSHFGKLNEHEHQALERLARLHESRGIAELAVLLSQCIAGMLNQSVIEQLPQIKIPVLLIFGKEDKLIPNKLIHGTMTTEEIARNTAAAIPNCKLKLWDEAGHYVQYEYAAAVNMEIYKFMNRKIFTT; from the coding sequence ATGAAAAAACAAGTCAAATTATCGAATGGCCAGCAAATCGCCTACACGGATTCTGGAGACGGAAACGTCATGGTTTGGGTGCACGGCCTTACCAGCTACAAAGAAATTTGGGAACGAAATATTCATACGTTCAGTAAATATTTTCGTTGTGTGGCCTTAGACCTGCCAGGGCACGGCGAGTCGGCCAACGCCGCCATTGGCGCGACATACAGCCCCCAGTTTTTTGCCGATACGCTTTTTTTGTTTTTGGAAGAATTGAAAATAAACCGCTGCACACTCGTCGGCCACTCGATGGGCGGACAAGTGGCACTGCTGGCGGCCATCCAAAAGCCCGAACTTTTTTCGGAAGTCGTGCTCGTCGCGCCTGCGGGTTGTGAGCCGTTCACGGAAACCGAAAAAATATTGTTGCAACGCTACTCCTCGGTGGGCATTGTGGGGGCTTCGTGGTTTGGTCAAACCATGCTGAACCTGAAAAGCCATTTCGGAAAATTAAACGAACACGAACATCAGGCCTTAGAACGTCTGGCACGTTTGCACGAGAGTCGCGGCATCGCGGAACTGGCCGTTTTGCTCTCGCAATGTATCGCGGGAATGCTCAACCAGTCGGTTATTGAGCAATTGCCCCAAATCAAAATCCCTGTTTTGTTGATTTTTGGAAAAGAAGACAAACTCATTCCCAACAAACTCATACACGGCACGATGACCACCGAAGAAATCGCCCGAAACACCGCTGCCGCCATTCCGAATTGTAAGCTAAAACTCTGGGACGAAGCAGGCCATTACGTGCAATACGAATATGCCGCCGCCGTGAACATGGAAATTTATAAGTTTATGAACCGAAAAATATTTACAACCTAA
- a CDS encoding M61 family metallopeptidase, protein MNLKKSLFFTFISFCYALGAVAQTQDNKYQFSIDLTTYQEQADRLAVELICPVLSTPEAVYRVPKIVPGTYKKYDFGRFVKDFQAFDKQNKALTVTRLDSNSWKISPANKLYKITYKVDDTFDAPLQQNYVFQPAGSDFEKDVFLLNTHAFLGYFDGLKKAIYRLHVRKPKAFYGATALEPISHNDFADLYESNSYMNITDAPLLYCRPDTASLALHGSKILVSVYSQNTDQPYAPVILKELETVLLSIEKFLGGELPVRKYAFLVYLSASLPVNGMQGALEHSQSSLYYLVDGGNPKALAREIRDVGAHEFFHIVTPLTLHSEEIADFDYNTPKMSKHLWLYEGVTEYNSLYVQLVSRLISQKDFFNTMKLKMSMSEQLFEDSLSFTQLSKNVLDEYADQYSNVYEKGALMAWCLDLQIRHYTQGQMGLQRVISELAKKYGASKPFRDDDLIPEIVALTHPSVGDFFRKYVEGGSPLPFTESLAFAGYDFQKDVKKKEPSLGKISLEYKGNREVVVSYIGNMNDFGRSMGWQVGDVLVELQGKPVNTDNIETLLTEYRNNTKDGQAVKVKVARVDNKGQKKTVALKAKAQLQESTERYRITPMLKPTPAQLKVREAWFKGL, encoded by the coding sequence ATGAACCTCAAAAAAAGTCTATTTTTTACCTTCATCTCCTTTTGTTATGCGCTGGGAGCTGTTGCCCAAACTCAAGATAACAAGTATCAATTCTCTATTGACCTGACCACTTACCAAGAACAAGCCGACCGCCTCGCCGTTGAGTTGATTTGTCCCGTACTCAGCACGCCCGAAGCGGTGTATCGTGTTCCCAAAATCGTACCTGGCACGTACAAAAAATACGATTTTGGCCGATTCGTCAAAGATTTTCAGGCTTTTGATAAGCAAAATAAAGCCCTGACGGTTACGCGCCTTGATTCTAATTCTTGGAAAATAAGCCCCGCCAATAAGCTCTACAAAATCACGTACAAAGTAGATGACACGTTCGACGCGCCACTACAACAAAATTATGTGTTTCAGCCCGCAGGCTCAGACTTTGAGAAAGACGTTTTTTTGCTCAATACGCACGCCTTTTTGGGTTATTTTGATGGACTAAAAAAAGCCATTTACCGCCTGCATGTGCGCAAACCCAAAGCATTTTATGGGGCTACGGCTTTAGAACCCATCAGCCACAACGATTTTGCCGACCTTTACGAAAGCAATTCGTACATGAACATCACCGACGCGCCACTGCTTTACTGCCGCCCCGATACGGCTTCGTTGGCTTTGCACGGGTCTAAAATTTTGGTTTCGGTGTATTCGCAAAATACAGACCAACCTTATGCCCCTGTGATTCTCAAAGAATTAGAAACAGTTTTGCTTTCTATCGAAAAGTTTTTGGGCGGCGAATTGCCTGTGCGTAAATATGCGTTTTTGGTGTATTTGAGTGCCTCGCTGCCTGTAAACGGCATGCAAGGCGCGTTAGAACACTCGCAAAGTTCGCTGTATTATTTGGTAGATGGCGGCAATCCGAAGGCTTTGGCGCGTGAGATTCGGGATGTGGGCGCACATGAGTTTTTCCATATCGTTACACCGCTTACGCTGCATTCGGAAGAAATCGCGGATTTTGATTACAACACGCCCAAAATGTCGAAACATTTGTGGTTGTACGAAGGCGTAACCGAGTACAATTCGCTGTACGTGCAACTGGTCAGCCGCCTGATTAGCCAAAAAGATTTTTTCAATACCATGAAACTGAAAATGAGTATGTCCGAACAGCTTTTTGAAGACTCACTTTCTTTTACCCAACTAAGCAAAAATGTGTTGGACGAATACGCCGACCAATACAGCAACGTATATGAAAAAGGCGCGTTGATGGCGTGGTGTTTGGATTTGCAAATCCGCCATTACACACAAGGCCAAATGGGTTTGCAGCGTGTAATCAGCGAATTGGCCAAAAAATATGGTGCAAGCAAACCTTTCCGCGACGATGACCTTATTCCCGAAATCGTGGCACTGACGCACCCGTCTGTTGGCGATTTTTTCCGTAAATATGTGGAAGGTGGAAGCCCTTTGCCGTTTACCGAATCGTTGGCGTTTGCGGGTTATGATTTCCAGAAAGATGTAAAGAAAAAAGAGCCATCTTTGGGCAAAATTAGTCTTGAGTACAAAGGCAATCGGGAAGTTGTGGTGTCGTATATCGGCAACATGAACGATTTTGGTCGCAGCATGGGTTGGCAAGTGGGCGATGTGTTGGTAGAGCTGCAAGGCAAACCCGTAAACACCGACAACATTGAAACGCTTTTGACCGAGTACCGCAACAACACCAAAGACGGGCAGGCAGTCAAAGTAAAAGTGGCTCGCGTGGACAACAAAGGCCAAAAGAAAACCGTCGCGC
- a CDS encoding GH3 auxin-responsive promoter family protein: MSIVSSVITWVLKRRYDQIQAFCANPHDTQQTIFQSIIEQASTTEWGRKYGYADIKSVRAFKERVPVSTYEDIYPYIERMMLGEQNILWPTPIHWFSKSSGTTNARSKFIPVSQESLEQCHYKGGKDLICLYLQNREGTRVLHGKNLAIGGTYQHFDQNPDVRFGDVSAIIMKNLPSWAQWMRTPRIEVALMDKWEEKIEKIAEETLSVDVTSLSGVPTWMVVLLQRVMEIKGAKTLHEVWPNLEVFLHGAVSFTPYRELFKQMIPDPKMSYLETYNASEGFFGIQDDLSLTDEMLLMLDYGIYYEFAPMDEVGKLFPKTLGLDEVELNKNYALIISTNGGLWRYMIGDTIKFTNLKPFRVKVSGRTKHFINAFGEELIVENAEIGIAQACQATHAVISNFTAAPVFMQTNGKGGHEWIIEFEKQPDDLAGFTQILDQKLREINSDYDAKRYQDIALQAPLIHVAPKGTFYEWLKRRGKLGGQHKVPRLSNSREYVEEIKTMFEEV; encoded by the coding sequence ATGTCAATTGTCAGTTCCGTAATTACTTGGGTTTTAAAAAGACGCTATGACCAGATTCAGGCTTTTTGCGCAAACCCACACGATACGCAACAAACTATTTTTCAGTCGATTATCGAGCAAGCAAGCACCACAGAGTGGGGGCGAAAATACGGCTATGCCGACATCAAATCGGTTCGCGCTTTCAAAGAACGCGTACCCGTTTCGACTTACGAAGATATTTATCCCTACATCGAACGCATGATGTTGGGCGAACAAAATATCCTTTGGCCTACGCCGATTCATTGGTTTTCCAAATCTTCGGGCACGACCAACGCCCGCAGCAAATTCATTCCCGTTTCGCAAGAATCGTTGGAGCAATGCCACTACAAAGGCGGCAAAGACCTGATTTGTTTGTACTTGCAAAACCGCGAAGGAACGCGCGTGCTGCATGGCAAAAACTTGGCTATTGGTGGCACTTACCAGCATTTTGACCAAAATCCTGATGTCCGTTTCGGAGACGTATCGGCCATTATCATGAAAAATCTTCCTTCGTGGGCGCAATGGATGCGCACGCCACGCATCGAAGTGGCTTTGATGGACAAATGGGAAGAAAAAATTGAAAAAATAGCAGAAGAGACGCTCAGCGTGGACGTAACCAGTCTGTCGGGTGTGCCTACGTGGATGGTGGTGCTTTTGCAACGCGTCATGGAAATAAAAGGCGCGAAAACATTGCACGAGGTTTGGCCAAACTTAGAAGTATTTTTGCATGGGGCGGTGTCTTTCACGCCGTATCGGGAGCTTTTTAAGCAAATGATTCCTGACCCAAAAATGAGTTATTTGGAAACTTACAACGCTTCGGAAGGTTTCTTTGGGATTCAGGACGATTTGAGCCTGACCGACGAAATGTTGCTGATGCTCGACTATGGCATTTACTATGAGTTTGCGCCAATGGATGAAGTGGGCAAGTTATTCCCCAAAACCTTAGGACTGGACGAAGTAGAATTAAATAAAAATTATGCCCTCATTATCAGTACAAACGGTGGTTTGTGGCGATACATGATTGGCGATACCATCAAATTTACAAACCTCAAACCGTTTCGTGTAAAAGTTTCGGGTCGTACCAAACATTTTATCAATGCGTTTGGGGAAGAACTCATCGTGGAAAATGCCGAAATAGGTATTGCGCAGGCTTGCCAAGCAACACACGCGGTCATTAGCAATTTTACGGCTGCGCCTGTGTTCATGCAAACCAACGGCAAAGGCGGCCACGAATGGATTATTGAGTTTGAAAAGCAACCCGACGATTTGGCGGGGTTTACGCAGATTTTAGACCAAAAACTCCGCGAAATCAATTCGGATTATGATGCCAAACGCTACCAAGATATTGCGCTACAAGCTCCACTCATACACGTTGCGCCGAAAGGCACGTTTTACGAATGGCTCAAGCGCAGAGGCAAACTCGGCGGACAACACAAAGTGCCGCGCCTGTCCAACTCGCGCGAGTACGTGGAAGAAATCAAAACTATGTTCGAGGAAGTGTAG
- a CDS encoding 5-formyltetrahydrofolate cyclo-ligase — protein MHKAHWRKTALAHRRDLTPQHVQAQSQALAEHLIQYFTANPVSSLHIFLPIRKHNEIDTFLIWEQLRQRFPAMRFAASVSDFQTFAMRNYWLENNTNLVENAWGIPEPVGATLAHDADFEAVLVPLLAFDEKGFRVGYGKGFYDRFLAKCRPDVRKIGLSLTPPVPAIADAAEHDIKLDLCVCPDQIYYFQD, from the coding sequence ATGCACAAAGCCCATTGGCGCAAAACAGCTCTTGCGCACCGCCGCGACCTTACGCCCCAACACGTGCAGGCGCAAAGCCAAGCCCTTGCCGAGCATCTTATCCAATATTTTACAGCAAATCCCGTTAGTTCTCTGCACATTTTTTTACCGATTCGCAAGCACAACGAAATAGACACGTTTTTGATTTGGGAACAATTGCGGCAGCGATTTCCTGCGATGCGCTTTGCCGCTTCCGTATCTGATTTTCAGACGTTTGCTATGCGTAATTATTGGCTGGAAAACAATACTAATTTGGTAGAAAATGCGTGGGGAATCCCCGAACCCGTTGGCGCGACACTCGCACACGATGCCGATTTTGAGGCAGTGCTTGTGCCGCTGTTGGCTTTCGATGAAAAAGGTTTTCGGGTGGGCTACGGCAAAGGATTTTATGATAGATTTTTGGCCAAATGCCGCCCCGACGTGCGCAAAATAGGGTTAAGCCTAACGCCTCCCGTGCCTGCCATTGCTGATGCTGCCGAGCATGACATAAAGCTGGATTTGTGCGTTTGCCCCGACCAAATTTATTATTTTCAGGACTAA
- the ruvC gene encoding crossover junction endodeoxyribonuclease RuvC: MNTANNIVPTDKIIIGIDPGTTVMGYGVIAIEGKQMRLLQYGVIHLSKYSTHALKLKKIYERTVQLLDEFIPDEMAIEAQFFGKNVQSMLKLGRAQGVAIAAAMSREVPVVEYAPKKIKQSVTGNGNASKEQVAAMLRSMLNFDNADQLLDATDALGVAVCHHFQNPAAAKAKPKDWSAFVSANKDRVKK, encoded by the coding sequence ATGAATACAGCAAACAATATTGTCCCAACGGATAAAATAATTATTGGCATAGACCCCGGCACGACGGTAATGGGCTACGGCGTAATTGCCATCGAAGGCAAGCAAATGCGCCTGCTCCAGTACGGTGTAATCCATTTGAGCAAATACAGCACACACGCCCTGAAGCTCAAAAAAATTTATGAACGTACAGTGCAACTGCTCGACGAGTTTATCCCTGACGAAATGGCCATCGAAGCCCAATTTTTTGGTAAAAACGTACAGTCCATGCTCAAACTCGGACGTGCGCAAGGCGTGGCCATTGCCGCCGCCATGTCGCGCGAAGTGCCTGTGGTGGAGTATGCTCCCAAGAAAATAAAACAGTCCGTAACTGGCAACGGCAACGCCTCCAAAGAGCAAGTAGCCGCCATGTTGCGTTCGATGCTCAATTTTGATAACGCCGACCAACTTCTCGATGCCACCGACGCGCTGGGTGTGGCCGTATGCCATCATTTCCAAAACCCCGCCGCCGCCAAAGCCAAACCCAAAGATTGGTCGGCTTTCGTCAGTGCCAACAAAGACCGCGTAAAAAAATAA